From Woronichinia naegeliana WA131, the proteins below share one genomic window:
- a CDS encoding transposase, protein MLEWWTKNFASCELGDERLNNRAFSIGKKLSEGFGKALSEVFKGGNELKRAYEFLGIRKQTLSR, encoded by the coding sequence ATGTTGGAATGGTGGACAAAAAACTTTGCCAGTTGTGAATTGGGAGACGAGAGGCTAAACAATCGTGCCTTCTCGATTGGGAAAAAGTTAAGTGAGGGGTTTGGAAAAGCCTTATCAGAAGTGTTTAAGGGAGGAAACGAGTTAAAGAGGGCCTATGAATTTTTGGGAATCCGAAAACAGACTTTGTCAAGATAA
- a CDS encoding IS4 family transposase, translating to MTTAAVEEYKIMLSVGDTTFLDYRNIKEKREGYGPTGKGGNGLILHSALAIEPEKGQVLGLLWQKLWNREVKEKPPTDETAKQKKERQKEQRKAARQRPFEEKESYKWVEALNTCEKQVESSTRVIHVFDREGDVSEVFDSVRQLKHTGVLVRASHNRSLDKNSERLWQHLESEPIRFHQEIEIPSTGKRKARKVKLAVRFCSVNLRTPYRFDNRDPLNVYAVYATEIDCPEGETPLSWMLLTTEVVETIEMAVTILRWYTYRWRVEEFHKVLKSGCQSERYRLASDGMKTLLGFLSVIAVELLHVTYLHRTQPDALAIEILNPLQLQVLKAAASQKLPPILTVAWAVESVAFLGGYLEHRRKTPLGIQVLWRGWLKLHDLCQGWQLAIRT from the coding sequence ATGACAACTGCCGCCGTAGAAGAATATAAGATAATGCTATCAGTCGGAGATACGACCTTCTTAGATTATCGCAATATCAAGGAAAAAAGGGAAGGGTATGGGCCGACTGGAAAAGGAGGGAATGGATTAATACTGCATAGTGCTTTAGCAATTGAGCCAGAAAAAGGACAAGTATTAGGTTTATTATGGCAAAAACTGTGGAATAGGGAGGTAAAAGAAAAGCCCCCAACAGATGAAACGGCGAAGCAGAAAAAAGAAAGACAGAAAGAACAAAGAAAAGCAGCTCGTCAAAGACCATTTGAGGAAAAAGAATCCTACAAATGGGTAGAGGCTCTAAACACCTGTGAGAAACAGGTAGAAAGTTCAACGAGGGTAATTCATGTATTTGACAGAGAAGGAGATGTTTCAGAAGTCTTTGACTCAGTGCGTCAACTCAAGCATACAGGAGTGCTGGTCAGAGCGTCTCATAATCGTAGTTTAGACAAAAATAGTGAACGACTTTGGCAACATTTGGAATCAGAACCGATTCGTTTTCATCAAGAAATCGAGATTCCGAGTACAGGAAAAAGAAAAGCACGGAAGGTTAAGCTTGCCGTCCGATTTTGCTCAGTTAATCTACGAACTCCCTATCGTTTTGATAATCGTGACCCGTTGAATGTCTATGCTGTTTATGCGACAGAAATCGATTGTCCCGAAGGCGAAACTCCTTTATCTTGGATGCTTCTGACTACAGAAGTTGTTGAGACTATTGAGATGGCTGTCACTATTCTTCGTTGGTACACCTACCGATGGCGGGTTGAAGAATTTCATAAAGTCCTTAAGTCTGGTTGTCAGAGTGAGCGTTATCGACTTGCCTCTGATGGAATGAAAACTCTTTTGGGTTTTTTAAGTGTCATTGCTGTTGAACTTTTACACGTTACTTATCTTCATCGTACCCAGCCCGATGCTCTCGCGATTGAAATTCTTAATCCTCTTCAACTTCAGGTGTTAAAAGCAGCCGCCTCTCAAAAACTTCCCCCTATTTTGACTGTTGCTTGGGCTGTCGAGTCTGTTGCTTTTCTTGGTGGTTATCTTGAACATCGTCGTAAAACTCCTCTCGGTATCCAAGTCCTTTGGCGCGGTTGGTTGAAGTTGCATGACCTTTGCCAAGGCTGGCAGCTTGCAATCCGCACTTAA
- a CDS encoding BrnT family toxin — MKFQWNPAKASSNIKKHGISFEEAVTVFSDPFAITISDPDHSIEECRLLTTGQSKLQRLLVVSHTERQNEVRLISARLVTRNERKIYESGF, encoded by the coding sequence ATGAAGTTTCAGTGGAACCCAGCTAAAGCGTCAAGTAACATCAAAAAGCACGGTATTTCTTTTGAAGAAGCTGTTACTGTGTTTAGCGATCCCTTTGCTATAACCATTTCTGACCCTGATCACTCAATAGAAGAGTGCCGTCTCTTAACAACAGGGCAATCAAAGTTACAGCGTCTCTTAGTGGTTTCTCATACGGAAAGACAGAATGAAGTTCGTTTAATTAGTGCTCGTTTAGTAACTCGAAATGAGAGGAAAATTTATGAATCAGGATTCTAA
- a CDS encoding type II toxin-antitoxin system Phd/YefM family antitoxin, with translation MLDLETLNINKSESVLTGLLQKINQDHLPRLLVSSQGDAVIISKQEWENIQETLYLQSVSGLVASIKEAEENDDWVTEAEFMGALH, from the coding sequence ATGCTGGACTTAGAAACTCTTAATATCAATAAATCCGAAAGTGTGTTAACTGGGTTGTTACAAAAGATCAATCAAGATCATTTACCTCGATTGTTAGTGAGTAGTCAGGGAGATGCTGTGATAATTTCTAAACAAGAATGGGAAAATATTCAAGAAACGCTCTATTTGCAGTCTGTTTCAGGTTTAGTCGCATCTATCAAAGAAGCGGAAGAAAATGATGATTGGGTCACGGAAGCTGAGTTTATGGGAGCTTTGCATTAA
- the iscB gene encoding RNA-guided endonuclease IscB produces the protein MSNYVFVIDTDKQPCNPVHPAQARLLLNQKKAAVFRRYPFTIILKEKQEDVEVNSLTLKIDPGSQATGIAILNGEDVIWGAELSHRGQQIKSDLDSRRAIRRNRRNRKTRYRPARFLNRKKEKGWLTPSLQHRVDTTLTLVKKLIRYCPVTSIVQELVRFDLQKMENPEISGIEYQQGELQGYEVREYLLEKWNRQCAYCGAKNIPLQVEHIQPKAKGGTNRISNLCLACEPCNIGKGTQDIKDFLSGKPDVLKRVLSQAKSPLKDAAAVNSTRWALFNALKITGLPVSTGSGGQTKFNRTRLKLTKAHWIDAACVGTIDSLRIVTKQPLLIKATGHGCRQMCRTDKFGFPSRYVPRLKFIKGFQTGDIVKAIVTSGKKIVTYVGRVAVRSSGSFNISTSSQLIQGIGHKYCRAIHRKDGYSYSF, from the coding sequence ATGTCTAATTATGTTTTTGTTATTGATACCGATAAACAGCCTTGTAATCCAGTGCATCCTGCTCAAGCACGATTGTTACTGAATCAGAAAAAAGCTGCTGTATTTCGTCGGTATCCCTTCACCATTATTCTCAAGGAGAAGCAAGAAGATGTAGAAGTCAATTCGTTGACTCTTAAAATCGACCCAGGCTCTCAAGCAACAGGGATTGCTATTCTCAATGGAGAAGATGTCATTTGGGGAGCCGAATTATCTCACCGAGGACAACAAATCAAGTCCGACTTAGATTCCCGTCGCGCTATTCGTCGTAATCGCCGAAATCGTAAAACTCGCTATCGTCCTGCTCGATTCCTTAATCGGAAAAAGGAAAAGGGATGGTTAACTCCCAGTCTCCAACATCGAGTAGATACCACGCTAACCTTGGTCAAGAAATTGATTCGTTACTGTCCTGTCACTAGCATTGTTCAGGAGTTGGTTCGATTCGATTTACAGAAAATGGAAAACCCTGAAATCTCTGGTATTGAATACCAACAAGGAGAGTTACAGGGTTACGAAGTGCGGGAATATCTCTTGGAAAAATGGAACCGTCAATGCGCCTATTGTGGAGCAAAGAACATCCCTCTCCAAGTTGAGCATATTCAACCCAAGGCGAAGGGCGGAACTAATCGCATTTCCAATCTTTGTTTAGCCTGTGAACCCTGTAATATTGGCAAGGGAACTCAGGATATTAAAGACTTTCTTTCAGGAAAACCTGATGTCTTGAAACGAGTATTGAGTCAGGCAAAGTCTCCTTTAAAGGATGCCGCCGCCGTTAATTCGACCCGTTGGGCTTTATTTAATGCCTTAAAGATCACTGGATTACCTGTTTCTACGGGATCTGGTGGACAAACTAAGTTTAATCGCACTCGATTAAAATTAACTAAAGCTCATTGGATTGATGCCGCTTGTGTAGGAACGATTGATTCTTTACGGATTGTCACCAAGCAGCCTTTATTGATTAAGGCAACAGGACATGGATGCCGTCAAATGTGTCGCACCGATAAATTTGGCTTCCCATCTCGTTATGTCCCTCGCCTTAAGTTTATTAAAGGATTTCAGACAGGTGACATTGTTAAGGCAATCGTAACTTCTGGAAAGAAAATCGTAACTTACGTTGGACGAGTTGCTGTTCGTTCTAGTGGTAGTTTCAATATTTCAACATCCTCACAGCTAATACAAGGAATTGGGCATAAATACTGTCGGGCAATTCATCGTAAAGATGGTTACTCCTATAGTTTTTAA
- a CDS encoding DUF5615 family PIN-like protein: MDEDFVKALKVRNVDVLTVADAGMFHRSDEEQLDWAKQNGRVIFSFNTRDFYRLHTTLVSKGLSHAGIILAPQQRYGIGDLMRGVLRLINTKSSAEMQGQLEFLSHWI; encoded by the coding sequence ATGGATGAAGACTTTGTAAAAGCTTTGAAAGTTCGCAATGTGGATGTTTTAACAGTTGCGGATGCAGGAATGTTCCATCGTTCGGATGAAGAACAGCTAGATTGGGCGAAGCAAAATGGTCGAGTGATCTTTAGTTTCAATACTAGAGACTTTTACCGATTGCATACTACTCTCGTTAGTAAAGGTTTATCTCATGCGGGAATTATTTTAGCTCCCCAACAACGATACGGAATTGGTGACTTGATGAGGGGGGTTTTGAGGCTGATAAACACTAAGTCCTCAGCAGAAATGCAGGGACAGTTAGAATTTCTAAGTCATTGGATTTAA
- a CDS encoding ISL3 family transposase, translating to MWINLDELLGLPKLTVVNYREIDGALFLKLKMKNEVMECPNCHKELEDINQIEYNLVRDLSLLGKKVYLEVPRRQFHCEKCQKYITERLDFMQLRKHYTIRYEEKIYEQVKKKNVEEVRQEEEISWGTLESIFEEYAKQAEKKEWELPEKISLDEFSNRKGKKDFITTVIDINKKELLEVIKGHKKEEIIEALKVQPARVRENVKEVSVDMWEGFTSAIKELFVNAKIVYDRFHVMKNINEELNKLRKKMNIHKKGLTYLLWKNKEELKEEKREELEEILKMYPCLGIAYEMKEEIRDIYEHSRTTNGARRKFEKWMRTASLFYKKSVGMLKTHLTGICNYFENHTTNGLTEGMNTKIKLIKRKSYGFANFEHLRLKLLACFNS from the coding sequence ATGTGGATAAACTTGGATGAGCTACTAGGTTTGCCAAAGTTAACAGTCGTAAACTATCGAGAAATAGATGGTGCTTTGTTCTTAAAATTAAAAATGAAAAACGAAGTAATGGAATGTCCAAATTGTCATAAAGAATTGGAAGATATAAATCAAATAGAATATAATTTGGTTCGGGATTTATCCCTATTGGGAAAGAAAGTATATCTGGAAGTGCCCCGCCGCCAGTTCCATTGTGAAAAATGTCAGAAATACATAACAGAAAGACTGGACTTTATGCAGCTAAGAAAACATTATACAATTCGTTATGAAGAAAAGATTTATGAGCAAGTAAAAAAGAAAAATGTAGAAGAGGTAAGGCAAGAAGAAGAAATAAGTTGGGGAACATTGGAATCAATATTTGAAGAGTATGCAAAGCAGGCAGAAAAGAAGGAATGGGAATTACCAGAAAAGATAAGTTTAGACGAATTTAGTAATAGAAAAGGAAAAAAAGACTTTATTACAACAGTGATAGATATAAATAAAAAGGAATTGTTAGAAGTAATAAAAGGACACAAAAAAGAAGAGATAATAGAAGCCCTAAAGGTGCAGCCAGCAAGGGTTAGAGAGAATGTAAAGGAAGTAAGTGTGGATATGTGGGAGGGATTTACGTCAGCAATAAAGGAGTTATTTGTAAATGCTAAAATCGTCTATGATAGATTTCATGTAATGAAAAATATAAATGAAGAATTGAATAAATTGAGAAAGAAAATGAATATCCATAAAAAGGGTTTAACATACCTATTATGGAAAAATAAAGAAGAGTTAAAAGAAGAAAAAAGAGAAGAGTTAGAAGAGATATTGAAAATGTATCCTTGTTTAGGAATAGCGTATGAAATGAAGGAAGAGATTAGAGATATTTATGAGCATTCAAGAACAACAAATGGTGCAAGGAGAAAATTTGAAAAATGGATGAGAACAGCGAGCCTATTCTATAAAAAAAGTGTGGGTATGCTGAAAACTCATTTGACAGGTATATGCAATTATTTTGAAAACCATACAACTAATGGATTAACGGAAGGGATGAATACAAAAATTAAATTAATAAAAAGGAAAAGTTATGGATTTGCTAATTTTGAGCATCTACGGCTTAAATTGTTAGCTTGCTTTAACTCGTAA
- a CDS encoding transposase: MVRRADGYYAQFCFDADRKEQGEYTGNVVGLDLGLKYFTRDQNDNAVIYPQFLRKSELKLKKTQKRLSKKFVKGAKPQSNNYHKARKRLGKTHLKIQRQRKDWAIKQARNVVASNDVVVYEDLKVSNLVKNHHLAKSISDASWYQFTQWLDYYGKIWDKAVVAVSPNYTSQDCSNCGHRARKSLSTRTHSCPNCGIEICRDTNAAINILKKGMGILGRSWQNSTFGQKESASEEGKHRERTTSIIEGKPTIVSGSL, from the coding sequence GTGGTGAGAAGGGCAGATGGTTATTATGCTCAGTTCTGCTTTGACGCTGACCGCAAAGAACAAGGGGAATATACGGGTAACGTTGTTGGTTTGGATTTGGGATTAAAATATTTCACCAGAGACCAAAACGACAATGCTGTAATCTATCCCCAGTTCTTAAGAAAATCTGAGCTTAAACTAAAAAAGACTCAAAAACGCTTAAGCAAAAAGTTTGTGAAAGGGGCTAAACCCCAATCCAATAACTACCATAAAGCACGAAAAAGACTGGGTAAAACCCATCTTAAAATTCAACGCCAACGGAAAGATTGGGCAATTAAGCAAGCCCGAAACGTGGTGGCATCTAACGATGTCGTGGTGTATGAAGATTTAAAGGTGTCGAACCTGGTCAAGAATCATCACTTGGCTAAGTCAATTTCTGATGCTAGTTGGTATCAATTCACCCAATGGTTAGACTACTACGGGAAAATCTGGGACAAGGCGGTTGTGGCGGTTTCGCCCAACTACACTTCTCAGGACTGCTCTAATTGTGGTCATCGGGCGAGAAAGTCATTGAGTACCAGAACTCATTCTTGTCCCAATTGTGGAATAGAGATTTGTCGTGATACAAATGCGGCAATTAACATCCTTAAAAAGGGAATGGGAATTCTGGGAAGGTCATGGCAAAACAGTACCTTTGGGCAAAAGGAATCTGCCTCGGAAGAGGGAAAGCATAGGGAGAGAACCACCTCTATCATTGAAGGGAAACCAACAATCGTAAGTGGATCTCTGTGA
- a CDS encoding pirin family protein has translation MLQHRKSQERGYANHGWLKSYHTFAFADYYDPNFLGFRSLRVINEDFVQAGAGFPTHGHRDMEIITYVQEGQLEHKDDLGNGSVIQHGKIQRMTAGTGIRHSEFNPSAQEPVHLLQIWILPNQTDLTPSYEEKEIDLSPSIGCFQAIATSDGRDQTITVHQDISLSTAQLKSGTNLQHPFDSQRYGWLQVAKGNLLLNGLSLETGDGVAISQESLLELTAATDSELLLFDLA, from the coding sequence ATGCTACAGCATCGCAAAAGTCAAGAACGAGGTTATGCTAATCATGGTTGGTTAAAAAGCTATCACACCTTTGCCTTTGCGGACTATTATGATCCTAATTTTCTGGGTTTTAGAAGTTTACGGGTCATTAACGAAGATTTTGTCCAGGCTGGAGCGGGTTTTCCGACTCATGGTCATCGAGATATGGAAATTATTACCTATGTTCAAGAAGGACAATTAGAACATAAGGATGATTTGGGCAATGGTTCGGTGATTCAGCATGGCAAAATTCAACGCATGACCGCCGGTACAGGGATCAGACATAGTGAATTTAATCCTTCTGCCCAGGAACCAGTGCATCTCCTACAAATTTGGATTTTACCGAATCAGACGGACTTAACCCCTAGTTACGAGGAAAAGGAAATCGATCTCAGTCCTTCCATAGGTTGTTTTCAGGCGATCGCCACTAGCGATGGTCGAGATCAAACCATTACGGTACATCAGGATATAAGTTTATCAACCGCTCAACTCAAATCAGGAACTAATCTGCAACACCCCTTTGATTCCCAGCGTTATGGTTGGTTACAAGTGGCGAAGGGAAATCTGTTGTTAAATGGTTTAAGTCTAGAAACAGGAGATGGAGTTGCTATTAGCCAAGAGTCGTTACTAGAGCTAACAGCTGCAACCGATAGTGAACTATTATTATTTGATCTGGCATAA
- a CDS encoding helix-turn-helix transcriptional regulator: MQRDRLPLSELPCPAENVLKMIGGRWKLQILRQLFTGVKRFGELQRSLSPITQKVLTQQLRELEQDQLLQRVVYAEIPPKVEYSLTDLGNSLQPLIYVLHDWSLEHQEVNQD; encoded by the coding sequence ATGCAACGCGATCGCCTTCCTCTTAGTGAATTACCCTGTCCGGCGGAAAATGTTTTAAAAATGATTGGTGGCCGTTGGAAACTACAAATTTTGCGTCAATTATTTACTGGCGTAAAGCGTTTTGGTGAATTACAAAGATCCCTCTCTCCCATTACCCAAAAAGTCTTGACTCAACAATTACGAGAACTAGAACAGGATCAATTACTCCAGCGAGTTGTCTATGCAGAGATTCCGCCCAAAGTCGAATATTCCCTGACTGACCTCGGTAACAGTTTGCAGCCGCTCATCTACGTCCTACACGATTGGAGTTTGGAGCATCAGGAAGTCAATCAGGACTAA
- the recR gene encoding recombination mediator RecR, with amino-acid sequence MYTPPLARLIEQLQRLPGVGPKSAQRLALHLLKRPEKDIQMLTQAILDAKKQVGLCQVCFHLSAEPVCEICRNPNRNSQMLCVVADSRDVIALEKTREYSGKYHVLGGVISPMDGIGPEQLSIQALVKRVSQAGIGEVILAIAPSVEGETTTLYVGQLLKPFTKVTRIAFGLPMGGDLEYADEVTLARALEGRRELV; translated from the coding sequence ATTTATACGCCTCCCCTTGCTCGTTTGATTGAACAACTTCAACGTCTCCCTGGAGTTGGCCCCAAGTCAGCCCAAAGACTTGCTCTCCATCTACTCAAACGTCCTGAAAAAGATATCCAAATGCTAACCCAGGCGATTCTGGATGCCAAAAAGCAGGTTGGTCTCTGTCAGGTCTGTTTCCATCTGTCTGCCGAACCAGTCTGCGAAATTTGTCGCAATCCCAACCGTAACAGCCAAATGCTTTGTGTGGTGGCAGATTCTAGGGATGTCATTGCGCTGGAGAAAACCCGCGAATATAGTGGTAAGTACCATGTTTTGGGAGGAGTCATTTCGCCAATGGATGGCATTGGGCCAGAACAATTATCGATCCAAGCCTTGGTAAAACGAGTCAGTCAAGCGGGAATTGGGGAGGTGATTTTAGCGATCGCTCCTAGTGTAGAAGGAGAAACTACCACCCTTTATGTTGGCCAATTACTGAAACCTTTTACCAAAGTAACTCGTATTGCGTTCGGTTTGCCGATGGGTGGCGATCTAGAATATGCCGATGAAGTGACTCTGGCTAGGGCTTTGGAAGGACGCAGAGAATTGGTGTGA
- a CDS encoding RNA polymerase sigma factor, RpoD/SigA family has translation MPTANLNTMTKQPSYSADMVRTYLHEIGRVPLLTHEQEIIYGKQVQKMMTLLEQKEMLAQTLGREPNNDEWLESVSLSQEELNRLLLQGNRAKQKMIEANLRLVVAIAKKYQKRNMEFLDLIQEGSLGLERGVEKFDPTKGYKFSTYAYWWIRQAITRAIAQQGRTIRLPIHITEKLNKIKKTQRELAQRLGRSATPSEIADVLELEPGQIREYLSIARQPISLDVRVGDNQDTELSELLEDDGISPDLYITQELMRQDLHSMIAELTPQQQAVLTLRFGLEDGKELSLAKIGQRLNISRERVRQLEHQALAQLRRRRSNMEEYIAAS, from the coding sequence ATGCCCACCGCTAACCTCAACACCATGACAAAACAACCTTCTTACTCGGCGGATATGGTGCGGACTTATCTGCATGAAATTGGTCGGGTTCCGTTACTCACCCATGAACAAGAGATTATCTACGGCAAACAAGTGCAAAAGATGATGACTCTTCTGGAGCAAAAAGAGATGCTTGCTCAAACCTTAGGGCGAGAACCTAACAATGATGAATGGCTTGAGTCCGTTAGTCTCAGTCAAGAGGAGTTAAATCGTTTGCTGCTCCAGGGCAATCGGGCTAAACAAAAAATGATTGAAGCGAATTTACGTCTGGTGGTAGCGATCGCCAAGAAGTATCAAAAGCGCAATATGGAATTTTTGGATCTCATTCAGGAAGGCAGCCTTGGTTTAGAGCGAGGTGTGGAAAAGTTTGATCCGACCAAGGGGTATAAATTTTCAACCTATGCCTACTGGTGGATTCGTCAGGCCATTACCAGGGCGATCGCGCAACAGGGCCGAACCATTCGTTTACCCATTCACATTACCGAAAAACTTAATAAAATCAAAAAAACCCAACGGGAATTAGCCCAACGTCTAGGCCGCAGTGCCACCCCTAGCGAAATTGCTGATGTCCTAGAACTTGAACCCGGACAAATTCGGGAGTATCTCAGCATTGCCCGTCAACCGATTTCCCTAGATGTGCGGGTAGGAGACAATCAGGATACAGAACTCTCCGAACTGTTGGAAGATGATGGCATTTCCCCCGATCTATACATCACCCAGGAGTTAATGCGCCAGGATCTGCATAGTATGATTGCGGAATTAACCCCCCAACAACAAGCTGTCCTGACCCTTCGCTTTGGTTTAGAAGATGGAAAAGAGTTATCCCTGGCTAAAATCGGGCAACGCCTTAATATTAGTCGGGAGCGGGTACGTCAATTAGAACATCAAGCCCTGGCCCAACTGCGTCGTCGTCGTTCCAATATGGAAGAATATATTGCGGCCAGTTAA
- a CDS encoding ISAs1 family transposase, which produces MRSPCNLCEDVEQLFAHAQSVNFAGIKHDFHQTIDKGHGRIEIRRCWTMEQTEFLLGGEKWAKLTSICMIKAERRLKDKTEYETRYYISSLPSNAQKLSQSVRSHWLIENSLHWVLDLAFNEDACRIRKDFAPENLAVLRHIALNLLTKENTLKLGIKNKRLRAGWDEDYLLKVLLG; this is translated from the coding sequence ATGCGTTCGCCCTGTAATCTATGTGAGGATGTTGAACAATTATTTGCTCATGCTCAATCGGTTAATTTTGCGGGAATTAAGCATGATTTTCATCAAACAATAGACAAGGGACATGGACGGATTGAAATTCGCCGTTGCTGGACGATGGAACAAACAGAATTTTTGCTGGGTGGGGAGAAATGGGCAAAGTTGACGAGCATCTGTATGATTAAAGCGGAGAGACGATTGAAAGACAAAACAGAGTATGAGACTCGCTACTATATCAGTAGCCTGCCGAGTAATGCTCAAAAATTATCCCAATCTGTTCGTAGTCATTGGTTGATAGAAAACTCTTTACATTGGGTTCTAGACTTGGCCTTCAATGAGGATGCTTGTCGCATTCGTAAGGATTTTGCTCCTGAGAATTTAGCCGTCTTACGCCATATCGCTCTTAACTTGCTCACAAAGGAAAATACTCTGAAACTTGGTATCAAGAATAAACGGCTACGCGCTGGTTGGGACGAGGACTATCTCCTTAAGGTTTTACTCGGATAA
- a CDS encoding helix-turn-helix domain-containing protein yields MPRLAPKELKLEAKEREHLEKLINRHTTEQQIALRAKIVLLADEGENNREIARKLKISRKMASQWRERWIAGQKSEIEITERIKDAERSGAPAKFKREQILKLFKLACDDPKNYERPISHWTGRELAEELVKQGIVESISPRQVGRLWEEADIHPCQLKGMGSQIC; encoded by the coding sequence ATGCCCCGATTAGCCCCCAAAGAGTTAAAGTTGGAAGCAAAAGAACGAGAACATCTAGAAAAACTGATAAATCGTCATACAACAGAGCAGCAAATTGCCTTAAGGGCAAAAATAGTGCTTCTGGCAGATGAGGGAGAAAATAATCGAGAAATTGCTAGAAAATTAAAAATCAGCCGAAAAATGGCAAGTCAATGGAGAGAAAGATGGATAGCAGGACAGAAAAGTGAAATAGAAATAACAGAAAGAATCAAAGATGCTGAACGTAGTGGAGCACCCGCCAAGTTTAAACGCGAACAAATCTTGAAGTTGTTCAAATTAGCCTGTGATGACCCAAAGAATTATGAGCGTCCGATAAGTCACTGGACAGGACGAGAATTAGCCGAGGAATTAGTAAAGCAAGGAATAGTGGAAAGTATATCTCCTCGACAGGTAGGAAGATTATGGGAAGAAGCAGATATTCATCCGTGTCAACTTAAAGGAATGGGTTCCCAAATTTGTTGA